One stretch of Arachis hypogaea cultivar Tifrunner chromosome 20, arahy.Tifrunner.gnm2.J5K5, whole genome shotgun sequence DNA includes these proteins:
- the LOC114926123 gene encoding protein MAINTENANCE OF MERISTEMS-like, with the protein MRSTRCICSVRRQQNIPLHAEIIPYLEITSLYHLARLNTHRFLVDKPLVSVFIERWHIETHTFHMPFKECIITLQEVVYQLGLSVDGEAVSGCLTDFKQFMEDGRPVWEWFQELFGELPPPNKVKQMTIYFTWFHKRFRVLEAL; encoded by the coding sequence atGCGGTCGACTAGGTGTATTTGTAGTGTTAGGAGGCAACAGAATATACCTTTACATGCCGAGATCATACCTTATTTGGAAATCACTAGTTTGTATCACTTGGCTAGGCTGAACACTCATCGGTTCTTGGTGGATAAGCCTCTGGTGAGCGTATTCATTGAGAGGTGGCACATTGAGACCCACACCTTCCACATGCCATTCAAAGAGTGCATCATCACACTGCAGGAAGTAGTGTATCAGTTGGGGTTGTCCGTTGATGGGGAGGCTGTTAGTGGGTGCCTCACTGACTTCAAACAGTTCATGGAAGATGGGAGACCAGTGTGGGAGTGGTTTCAGGAGTTATTTGGCGAGTTGCCACCGCCGAATAAAGTCAAGCAGATGACAATCTACTTCACATGGTTCCATAAGAGGTTTAGGGTGCTTGAAGCGCTTTAG